Proteins co-encoded in one Bacteroidota bacterium genomic window:
- a CDS encoding outer membrane beta-barrel protein: MKNTILTKISPAILLFFAFSLRAVAQEDEPLKNFRFGLRVSPEISWMKPGDVKKLDGAGAKVKMGYALMTEFRLNKVVSLATGIGFEKNGGALNYTDTAYYHFNEEPLKININDTVNEFFQLKSRNFSVAYWAIPITLKMRTKEIGVMTYFAQAGINLGIRTKALSEDDVRSTKKTTSTLEDINISKDMNFFKAAINVGAGAEYNLAGSTSLLISVNYLNGLTNVSKSKSDYMFRTDGTAYKQKFTNNAVSLSVGVLF; encoded by the coding sequence ATGAAGAATACTATCCTAACCAAAATTTCACCGGCAATTTTGCTTTTTTTCGCATTTAGCTTGCGCGCTGTTGCACAGGAAGATGAACCCCTAAAAAATTTCCGATTCGGTTTACGAGTTAGTCCCGAAATATCGTGGATGAAACCTGGAGATGTAAAAAAACTTGATGGAGCAGGTGCCAAAGTTAAGATGGGCTATGCTTTGATGACTGAATTTAGACTAAACAAAGTGGTTAGTTTGGCCACCGGTATTGGCTTTGAAAAAAATGGGGGAGCATTAAATTATACCGATACTGCTTACTATCATTTTAATGAAGAGCCTCTGAAAATTAACATTAACGATACCGTGAATGAGTTTTTTCAATTGAAATCACGCAATTTCAGTGTTGCTTATTGGGCTATTCCAATCACTTTAAAAATGCGTACTAAAGAAATTGGTGTGATGACCTATTTTGCACAAGCCGGAATTAATCTTGGTATTCGTACAAAAGCTTTAAGTGAAGACGATGTTAGAAGTACAAAAAAAACTACCTCAACCCTTGAAGATATCAATATTAGCAAAGACATGAATTTCTTTAAAGCAGCTATTAATGTTGGAGCCGGAGCCGAATATAATTTAGCTGGTTCAACTTCCTTGCTGATAAGTGTTAATTATTTAAACGGACTCACCAATGTTTCGAAATCTAAATCGGATTATATGTTTAGAACTGATGGAACAGCCTATAAACAAAAGTTTACCAATAATGCAGTTTCTTTATCGGTAGGCGTTTTATTTTAA
- the gldC gene encoding gliding motility protein GldC has translation MKKSEIKFAIELDENNLPEKIQWEATDSGIDGAIAAKSIMLSVWDPTENNTLRIDLWTKDMMVDEMKIFMHQTLLSMANTLERATHEDKMAADLRDFCEHFADKLELKKS, from the coding sequence ATGAAAAAATCAGAAATTAAATTTGCGATAGAGTTAGATGAGAATAATTTGCCCGAAAAAATTCAGTGGGAAGCTACCGATTCGGGAATTGACGGTGCAATTGCAGCAAAGTCGATTATGTTGAGTGTATGGGATCCTACTGAAAATAACACCTTACGCATTGATTTATGGACCAAGGATATGATGGTAGATGAGATGAAAATTTTTATGCATCAAACCTTACTTTCAATGGCCAATACCTTGGAACGTGCAACCCATGAAGATAAGATGGCGGCAGATCTTCGTGATTTTTGCGAGCATTTCGCAGATAAATTAGAGCTAAAAAAATCGTAG